TTTGGGCTGGACAACCCGGCTCGGCTTCAAACGTTACCTGGCAGTGATTCATGGCAGCCGGTGTATGGGTAAATGGCCAGGGATGACCCACCTGAGCAACCGTTACTAACCCCGCGTCATTCCCCAGGAGCGCTAATTCGGGAGAAGGCGCAAACCGTCGGAAGGTTGGCAGACCGAAGCGTTGCATGAGTTGGCGGGTTGTGGTCGGTGTGCATTCGGTGGCAATACCAACCTCGCTGATTCCCTGAAATAGGTCATCGACCGTCAGGTTCGGATTAAACAGGGAGAGGTCGTTCCGGCTGATAAACTTTACCAGATTGCCGTTGTTGTCGTGAAAGAAACTGGCCCGCGCACGCCAGGTAGGTAATTCGATAATTTCCTGTCCGTTAGTTGTCAGATAGTTCAGCGGATAGCTATGCAGGCAGACCTCCAGCATACCCACCGGCACGTTGATGGCAAAGTGATAAGGCGCTACCGGCTCATCGACGGCCCTGAAAGTCAGGCGAGTCCATCCTACCTGAACCGTGAGCGTTTCGGTCGATTCAGCAACGATTGGTAAGCCGAGCTGCCGGGTGTAAAAGGTTCGCGTTCCCGGCAGATCGACAGTATAGAGTTCAAAGGCTACGATTTTCATGAGAAAGGCTTACTGATTAACAGCCGACTTCAACGTCACTGTAGTGATTGATTTCTGATTGTATTCAGTAGCTGTTT
This window of the Spirosoma aerolatum genome carries:
- a CDS encoding VOC family protein, which encodes MKIVAFELYTVDLPGTRTFYTRQLGLPIVAESTETLTVQVGWTRLTFRAVDEPVAPYHFAINVPVGMLEVCLHSYPLNYLTTNGQEIIELPTWRARASFFHDNNGNLVKFISRNDLSLFNPNLTVDDLFQGISEVGIATECTPTTTRQLMQRFGLPTFRRFAPSPELALLGNDAGLVTVAQVGHPWPFTHTPAAMNHCQVTFEAEPGCPAQTLYCYGVNQLPVSLGKPLFVGTEYIRSKARSIHSMSVFAG